A single genomic interval of Alistipes sp. ZOR0009 harbors:
- the kdpA gene encoding potassium-transporting ATPase subunit KdpA, producing MTTADFIQIAIYVGLLVALAPLLGKYMARVFTGKKHFMLPALGWLERLCYRTIGVDSNKEQDWKSYLWALLLFNLFGFIFLFVLLMCQGFLPLNPQHLPGLDPFLAFNTTASFVTNTNWQSYGGENTLSYLSQMLGLGVQNFVSAATGFTVILALIRGLSRKSTTLLGNFWVDLTRSTLYVLLPLAIILSVALVSEGTIQNFNSYTEVHTLQGATQVIPQGPAASQIAIKQLGSNGGGFFNTNSSHPFENPTPFTNLLEMLSLLLLAAALPFTYGKMVGNIKQGRIIFGVMLVLFLAGLSLSMYSEYSAHAAHAAMMEGKETRLGLTNSILWSVSTTCASNGAVNAMHDSLSPLSGMVSMVNMMLGEVIFGGVGAGLYGILIFVFLTVFIAGLMVGRTPEYLGKKIDAYDIKMSMVAVLAPNFVVLVFSAIAVMLPSALTSLNNAGPHGFSEILYAFTSAAGNNGSAFAGLNANTPFYNTMIGLGMLIGRFGIIVPVMAIAGNLAQKKITPPSAGTFRTDNMLFAGLLITVILIVGGLTFFPALSLGPIVEHLLMNAGVTF from the coding sequence ATGACAACTGCTGATTTTATCCAGATCGCAATCTACGTAGGACTCCTCGTTGCACTTGCCCCTCTTCTTGGCAAGTACATGGCCAGAGTTTTTACAGGGAAAAAGCATTTTATGCTGCCCGCTTTAGGATGGCTAGAAAGATTATGCTACCGTACAATAGGTGTAGATTCCAATAAAGAGCAAGACTGGAAGTCCTATCTATGGGCTCTACTTCTCTTTAACCTATTTGGTTTTATCTTTCTTTTCGTTTTGTTGATGTGCCAAGGATTTTTGCCGCTTAATCCCCAACACCTTCCTGGCCTAGACCCTTTTTTGGCCTTTAATACCACAGCCAGCTTTGTTACCAACACCAACTGGCAGTCTTATGGCGGAGAAAATACGCTTAGCTACCTATCTCAAATGCTTGGACTAGGAGTACAAAATTTTGTAAGTGCGGCAACGGGCTTCACGGTAATTCTTGCCCTTATAAGAGGACTTTCCCGAAAGTCAACCACCCTTTTAGGTAACTTTTGGGTCGATTTAACCCGCAGCACACTATATGTACTGCTTCCTTTAGCCATTATTCTTTCGGTTGCACTTGTTTCTGAGGGTACAATACAAAATTTTAATAGCTATACCGAGGTTCATACCCTTCAGGGGGCAACGCAAGTTATTCCGCAAGGACCTGCCGCCTCACAAATTGCCATTAAGCAGCTTGGATCTAACGGTGGCGGCTTCTTTAACACCAACAGCTCTCACCCGTTCGAGAATCCAACTCCTTTTACCAACCTTTTGGAGATGCTATCGCTGCTTTTACTCGCTGCGGCCCTCCCCTTCACCTATGGGAAGATGGTTGGAAACATTAAGCAGGGCAGAATCATATTCGGAGTAATGCTTGTGCTGTTTTTAGCAGGACTTTCGCTATCGATGTACTCGGAGTATAGCGCCCACGCAGCCCATGCAGCCATGATGGAAGGCAAAGAAACCCGCTTAGGATTAACCAACAGCATCCTCTGGAGCGTTTCCACCACCTGCGCATCCAACGGTGCCGTCAACGCAATGCACGATAGCCTTTCTCCGCTATCCGGAATGGTTTCGATGGTGAATATGATGCTTGGAGAAGTAATATTTGGAGGTGTAGGCGCTGGTTTATACGGCATTTTAATATTTGTTTTCCTTACAGTATTCATTGCAGGGCTTATGGTAGGCCGCACGCCCGAGTATTTAGGAAAAAAGATTGATGCCTACGACATAAAAATGTCTATGGTAGCCGTTTTAGCGCCCAACTTTGTGGTTCTGGTCTTCTCCGCAATTGCCGTTATGCTCCCATCGGCGCTCACAAGCCTCAACAACGCTGGTCCGCACGGCTTCAGCGAGATTTTATACGCCTTCACATCGGCTGCCGGAAATAACGGAAGCGCTTTTGCTGGTCTGAATGCCAACACCCCTTTCTATAATACCATGATTGGCCTTGGGATGCTCATCGGACGCTTTGGGATCATCGTCCCAGTGATGGCGATAGCCGGAAACCTTGCACAAAAGAAGATCACCCCTCCTTCGGCGGGCACATTTAGAACCGATAATATGCTTTTTGCGGGCTTGCTAATCACGGTAATCCTCATTGTAGGCGGATTGACCTTCTTCCCAGCCCTTTCGCTCGGTCCAATTGTGGAGCATTTGCTTATGAATGCCGGAGTAACCTTCTAA
- a CDS encoding alpha/beta hydrolase family protein, with amino-acid sequence MKLNKLILALVAAFIATGLHAATVNTSSGTFVDTKRNRDVPYKIYYPNLEQGTYPVIIFSHGLGGSCNGYSYFGEYMAQHGYICIHIQHKGSDSDIWKNASSKMEVMQAMKRAVMRPKTSIDRFKDIPFTIDQIAAMNQSSPIFKGHIDVGSIGIAGHSFGAQTVLFAAGQKTVRGGFQLNDTRIKAGIALSPNAPESFKDEDSDIYNDMKIPLLHITGTNDDSPLAGSKSGFTPANRTIPYQKIKNAPQYLIVFDQATHMTFSGRDAEASQDPFCEKHLENVLQSSLAFFDCYLKGEKERGAWLKKEFVKSLAQKDRFEWK; translated from the coding sequence ATGAAACTCAACAAGCTTATTCTAGCGCTTGTTGCTGCGTTTATTGCAACAGGCTTGCATGCAGCAACCGTAAACACGTCGAGTGGAACCTTTGTTGATACGAAAAGAAACAGAGATGTTCCCTACAAAATTTACTATCCCAACTTAGAGCAGGGCACCTATCCCGTAATCATCTTTTCGCACGGACTAGGAGGCAGCTGCAACGGATACTCCTACTTTGGCGAGTACATGGCACAACATGGCTACATCTGCATACACATTCAGCACAAAGGCTCCGATTCCGACATCTGGAAAAATGCAAGCAGTAAGATGGAAGTTATGCAAGCAATGAAGAGAGCGGTAATGCGTCCCAAAACCTCCATAGATAGATTTAAGGACATCCCCTTTACAATTGACCAAATAGCTGCCATGAACCAGTCATCTCCAATCTTTAAAGGACACATAGATGTAGGTAGCATAGGTATCGCAGGACATTCCTTCGGAGCACAAACGGTGCTATTTGCAGCTGGACAAAAAACCGTAAGAGGTGGTTTTCAGCTTAACGACACTCGCATTAAAGCAGGCATAGCATTAAGCCCCAACGCTCCCGAAAGTTTTAAAGACGAAGACTCGGATATTTACAATGACATGAAAATTCCGCTTCTACATATTACTGGGACAAATGACGACAGCCCCCTAGCAGGAAGTAAATCGGGCTTCACCCCTGCCAACCGAACAATTCCATACCAGAAGATCAAGAATGCACCTCAGTATCTAATTGTCTTCGATCAAGCAACACACATGACCTTCTCGGGAAGAGATGCAGAAGCCTCTCAAGATCCCTTCTGCGAAAAACATCTCGAAAATGTACTTCAAAGCTCGCTAGCCTTTTTCGACTGCTACCTAAAAGGCGAAAAGGAACGAGGTGCTTGGCTTAAAAAGGAGTTCGTAAAATCGCTAGCACAGAAAGATCGGTTTGAGTGGAAGTAG
- a CDS encoding DUF4249 family protein yields the protein MKTPLLILLIIFCTISCKLDSDVDITLPTQKKYHIVEAILKTDKDMSLLLTQSNRMNDIVMLNFVWYAQASFIINNDTIPLTNYLIFDKENNTVINYLSKTPLPKFTNGDIKLLIIKDKDTITSTSHFIKPISIKSWTVNGVDINVTIPNIYDSADRFFRIETFIYHSKEKITSRYAQLYNLAKNNEELLNIHMKVGKIKRDSIKIIVSHITREHYEYLYSCNRAIDAYFDPFTVPTPIKTNVKGAMGIFTVVDEKYISLKSTYP from the coding sequence ATGAAAACACCGCTCCTTATTCTACTCATAATATTCTGCACCATCAGCTGTAAGCTCGATAGCGATGTAGACATAACTCTTCCTACCCAAAAGAAATACCACATAGTAGAGGCTATTCTAAAAACAGATAAAGACATGAGCCTCCTACTAACCCAAAGCAATAGAATGAATGATATTGTAATGCTCAACTTCGTTTGGTACGCCCAAGCATCATTCATAATAAACAACGACACCATTCCACTAACTAACTATCTCATTTTTGACAAAGAAAACAACACCGTCATAAACTACCTATCTAAAACTCCACTCCCAAAATTCACAAACGGAGATATAAAACTCCTCATTATAAAAGATAAGGACACCATAACTTCCACCTCCCATTTTATAAAACCAATATCGATTAAAAGTTGGACTGTAAATGGAGTAGACATCAATGTTACCATTCCCAACATATACGACAGCGCCGATAGATTCTTTAGAATAGAAACATTCATCTACCATAGCAAAGAGAAAATCACTTCTAGATATGCTCAGCTCTACAACCTAGCAAAGAATAACGAGGAGTTGCTTAATATTCACATGAAAGTTGGAAAAATAAAACGCGACTCCATAAAAATCATCGTATCCCATATAACAAGAGAGCACTACGAATATCTTTACTCCTGCAATAGAGCCATAGACGCCTACTTCGATCCATTTACCGTGCCAACACCAATAAAAACAAATGTAAAAGGAGCAATGGGAATATTCACTGTAGTAGATGAAAAGTATATCTCCTTAAAAAGCACTTACCCTTAA
- the kdpB gene encoding potassium-transporting ATPase subunit KdpB produces the protein MENKNTKLLNKQLIIEAIVASFTKLNPKVQIKNFVIFLVELGAIATTLVVFYELFSGSFSGFNLQITIWLWFTVLFANFSEAIAEGRGKAQADSLRKNRTETKAKLFDGKSKVTEINATELKKGNLVVCEAGDIIPSDGEVVEGIASVDESAITGESAPVIRESGGDRSAVTGGTKVISDRIVIRITAEQGDTFIDRMISLVEGASRQKTPNEIALSMLLVGLTIIFILAVVTLPAFFGYGLAASGLPASSNLSLTILIALLVCLIPTTIGGLLSAIGISGMDRLLRRNVIATSGRAIEAAGDVDVLLLDKTGTITLGNRMATDFIPAEGITSEELAIAAQLSSLSDETPEGRSIVVLAKEKYGLRAQNIHANDITFIPFTAQSRMSGVDIKSANGSIREIRKGSTLAIKKYVQQKDGFMPKAVEDVVEELARMGATPLVVAEGDKVLGVIHLKDIVKGGIKQRFAQLRAMGIRTVMVTGDNPLTAAAIAAEAGVDDFIAEAKPEDKLNRIRTEQANGRLVGMIGDGTNDAPALAQADVGIAMNSGTQAAREAGNMVDLDSNPTKLIEVVEVGKQLLMTRGSLTTFSIANDVSKYFAIIPAITTILYAKSGGEGPLSALNIMHLSTPESAILSAVIFNAIIIILLIPLALRGVAYKPMSANAILSRNILIYGLGGLIVPFIGIKLIDMVISMF, from the coding sequence ATGGAAAATAAGAATACAAAGCTACTTAATAAGCAGCTCATCATCGAAGCGATAGTAGCTTCATTTACTAAGCTAAACCCTAAGGTTCAAATAAAGAACTTTGTAATCTTCTTGGTGGAGCTTGGAGCCATTGCAACAACCCTTGTTGTCTTTTATGAGCTCTTCAGCGGTTCCTTTTCGGGATTCAACCTGCAAATAACCATCTGGCTTTGGTTTACTGTGCTATTTGCCAACTTTTCCGAAGCAATTGCCGAAGGTAGAGGCAAGGCACAGGCCGATAGCCTCCGAAAAAATAGAACCGAAACCAAGGCTAAGCTATTTGATGGCAAGTCGAAGGTTACCGAAATCAACGCAACTGAGCTTAAAAAAGGAAATTTGGTGGTTTGCGAGGCAGGCGACATCATTCCAAGCGACGGCGAGGTGGTTGAAGGCATCGCCAGCGTAGACGAATCCGCAATTACGGGAGAATCTGCCCCAGTAATTAGGGAAAGCGGCGGAGATAGAAGCGCTGTAACCGGAGGTACAAAGGTTATTAGCGATAGGATCGTCATTAGAATCACAGCCGAGCAGGGCGATACCTTCATAGACCGTATGATATCGCTGGTTGAAGGTGCTAGCCGCCAAAAAACGCCCAACGAAATCGCGCTATCGATGCTTCTTGTCGGATTAACCATCATTTTTATCCTAGCAGTAGTTACTCTACCCGCATTTTTTGGCTACGGACTCGCAGCGTCTGGGCTTCCAGCGTCGAGCAACCTCTCTCTTACCATCCTTATTGCCCTTTTGGTGTGCCTAATCCCAACTACCATCGGTGGGCTGCTTAGCGCAATCGGAATTAGCGGCATGGACAGGCTTTTGCGTCGTAACGTAATTGCCACCAGCGGCCGAGCAATAGAGGCAGCAGGCGATGTGGACGTTCTTCTGCTCGACAAAACAGGGACCATCACCTTAGGAAACCGTATGGCCACCGATTTTATCCCTGCCGAGGGTATAACCTCCGAGGAGTTGGCCATAGCAGCGCAGCTCTCGTCCCTGTCCGACGAAACACCCGAAGGAAGGTCGATTGTGGTGCTTGCCAAAGAGAAATATGGGCTTAGAGCTCAAAATATTCATGCTAACGACATCACCTTTATACCTTTTACCGCACAATCGCGCATGAGCGGCGTAGATATAAAATCTGCCAACGGTTCCATCCGCGAAATAAGAAAAGGATCAACCTTAGCTATCAAAAAGTACGTTCAGCAGAAGGATGGATTTATGCCCAAAGCGGTAGAAGACGTGGTAGAAGAGCTGGCACGCATGGGCGCAACGCCTTTGGTGGTTGCCGAAGGTGATAAAGTGCTCGGAGTAATCCATCTAAAGGATATCGTAAAGGGTGGCATCAAGCAAAGATTCGCCCAGCTACGTGCCATGGGCATCCGCACCGTTATGGTAACCGGCGATAACCCCTTAACCGCCGCCGCCATTGCTGCCGAAGCTGGTGTAGACGATTTCATAGCCGAAGCAAAGCCCGAGGATAAGCTTAACCGCATTAGAACAGAGCAAGCCAACGGTAGGTTAGTGGGAATGATTGGTGATGGAACCAATGATGCCCCTGCGCTAGCCCAAGCAGACGTTGGGATAGCCATGAATAGCGGTACGCAAGCCGCCCGCGAAGCTGGGAATATGGTTGACTTGGATAGTAATCCAACGAAGTTAATAGAAGTGGTCGAAGTTGGGAAGCAGCTGCTCATGACACGCGGCTCGCTAACCACCTTCAGCATTGCGAACGACGTTTCGAAGTACTTTGCCATCATTCCCGCCATTACAACGATACTTTACGCCAAATCGGGAGGCGAAGGACCGCTTTCGGCACTCAACATTATGCACTTGTCGACCCCAGAAAGCGCCATTTTAAGCGCGGTGATCTTTAATGCCATCATCATCATCCTTTTGATACCGCTGGCACTTCGTGGGGTAGCCTACAAACCCATGTCGGCAAACGCGATACTCTCTCGGAATATCCTGATATACGGTTTGGGAGGTTTGATAGTTCCCTTTATAGGCATCAAGCTTATCGATATGGTAATTTCAATGTTCTAG
- a CDS encoding TonB-dependent receptor plug domain-containing protein, whose amino-acid sequence MAGFIRIRILFLTLILFACIGTKGQISIKGTVLNRETNAVVEGVLIKSGKKTTVTNHLGLFILKLSKGESAKLQLMHLAFEEENISVKSTIDTTLTIYITPKQHKLAEITVTSQPTENRGSNISVNTIEMQKRIPLLGEGNINLILQQKPGVAHAQEINPGLYVRGFSSSQNQVIINGSPIFNTNHLLGVYPSVSANAIAKTQLLTDNLHPRYGGMLSSCLIMDSNSRPADSSEYIVGVGVLTSHLYSRGAIVKKKLSYLLSARRSYFDLVTKSYNKKNDYSRNSEKLPDYRFYDIIGLVTYQHDSSSKVCASTFVSRDKLSQHQNYLGIDATWGNIAANLSWEKNISNKVKIKVNGGYSQYNTNTDIIKSNSNSITNSLQRFYISAEGNLKINETGQVDAGIFGGKTSTSINSNSNEINGNESFLNSKDGSYINKGIYVSISQSVAKVVQLNAGLRLESFRKNQYYLSPRLYAQYSLSKPISFFASYSQRLQFDHLYAPMGINLAIDMTIPCDDTLKPQKSQQVSVGANINVSNEWHIQLSSYYSTLINQIDFINPEPLNDGFYHTTGKGDAKGIEISSSIKKRTFTIEASYSLSQSRRKFDKINDGKWFNPPFDIRHKADLFLHIKINSRWSISASQFVQSGNITTIPTSIYYDNERNKSIPIYTTRYNLRLPLNHRLDVAAQYQVVKRFGEVTLNMGIYNVYNQANPYFIYFKPEQIDNEQTRLVAKKRSLLPMVPFFMIEVKI is encoded by the coding sequence ATGGCTGGTTTCATCCGAATTAGGATTTTATTTCTTACGCTCATCCTCTTTGCTTGTATCGGCACAAAAGGGCAGATATCTATTAAAGGTACTGTTTTAAATCGCGAAACCAATGCAGTAGTAGAGGGGGTTCTCATAAAATCAGGGAAGAAAACTACGGTAACCAACCATCTTGGCCTTTTTATTTTGAAGTTAAGCAAAGGTGAATCGGCAAAGCTACAGCTGATGCATCTGGCCTTCGAAGAAGAAAACATATCGGTTAAATCAACAATAGATACTACGCTAACCATCTATATAACCCCAAAACAGCACAAGCTTGCAGAGATAACAGTAACAAGCCAACCAACAGAAAATAGAGGATCAAACATATCGGTTAACACCATAGAGATGCAAAAGAGAATCCCTCTCCTAGGAGAAGGAAACATCAACCTAATACTACAACAAAAACCTGGAGTGGCACATGCACAAGAAATCAATCCAGGCCTTTACGTTAGAGGATTCTCCAGCTCTCAGAATCAGGTAATCATTAACGGCTCTCCAATTTTCAACACAAACCATCTATTGGGAGTATACCCCTCGGTAAGCGCAAACGCAATTGCCAAAACACAGCTTCTCACAGACAATTTACATCCAAGGTATGGAGGAATGCTCTCCTCCTGCCTAATTATGGATAGCAATAGTAGACCCGCTGATAGCAGCGAATATATTGTAGGAGTAGGAGTTTTAACTTCGCATCTTTACAGCAGAGGTGCAATTGTCAAAAAGAAGCTATCCTACCTCCTTTCGGCTCGCCGTTCCTACTTCGATTTAGTAACAAAGAGCTACAATAAAAAAAATGATTACTCCCGAAACAGCGAAAAGCTACCCGACTACCGCTTTTATGATATCATAGGGTTGGTAACCTACCAGCACGACTCCTCCAGTAAAGTATGTGCCTCCACGTTTGTTTCAAGAGATAAGCTATCGCAGCACCAAAACTACTTAGGAATTGATGCTACCTGGGGAAATATTGCAGCAAACCTTTCTTGGGAGAAAAACATATCGAACAAAGTAAAGATAAAGGTAAATGGAGGTTACAGCCAGTACAATACCAATACCGATATCATTAAATCAAACAGTAACAGCATAACCAACTCCTTACAACGCTTTTACATATCGGCCGAGGGCAATCTAAAGATAAACGAAACAGGACAAGTAGACGCTGGCATTTTTGGAGGCAAAACCAGCACATCAATAAATTCCAACTCGAACGAAATTAATGGGAATGAGTCTTTTTTAAACAGTAAAGATGGCAGCTATATAAATAAAGGAATCTACGTCTCAATAAGTCAATCAGTAGCAAAAGTTGTACAGCTAAATGCAGGATTAAGGCTCGAATCATTTAGAAAAAACCAATACTACCTTTCTCCCCGTCTATACGCTCAATACTCCCTCTCTAAGCCAATATCCTTTTTTGCATCGTACTCGCAACGGCTACAATTCGATCATCTATATGCGCCCATGGGAATTAACCTTGCAATAGATATGACAATCCCCTGTGACGATACCTTAAAGCCCCAAAAGTCGCAGCAGGTAAGTGTTGGAGCTAACATCAACGTATCAAACGAATGGCATATTCAGCTATCATCATACTACTCAACGCTAATAAATCAGATCGATTTTATAAATCCAGAGCCTTTAAATGATGGATTCTACCACACTACAGGAAAAGGAGATGCTAAAGGAATAGAAATCTCTTCGTCCATAAAAAAAAGAACCTTTACCATAGAAGCCTCCTACTCTTTGAGTCAATCACGACGCAAGTTTGATAAAATCAACGATGGAAAATGGTTTAATCCACCGTTTGACATTAGACACAAAGCAGACCTATTTTTACACATAAAGATAAATTCTCGATGGAGCATCTCTGCTTCCCAATTCGTACAAAGCGGAAACATCACAACCATTCCAACCTCAATCTACTACGATAACGAACGCAATAAATCCATACCCATCTATACAACTCGCTATAACTTAAGGTTGCCCCTAAACCATCGGTTAGATGTAGCCGCACAGTATCAAGTAGTAAAAAGATTTGGGGAGGTGACACTCAACATGGGTATCTATAACGTATACAACCAAGCCAACCCATATTTCATTTATTTTAAACCGGAACAAATCGACAACGAACAAACCCGGCTAGTAGCAAAGAAAAGATCGCTGCTTCCGATGGTTCCTTTTTTCATGATAGAAGTTAAGATATGA
- the kdpC gene encoding potassium-transporting ATPase subunit KdpC, giving the protein MKSQILPAIKAFAILAIITGVAYPLLITGIAQLAFNGNANGSIIYQNGKAVGSKLIGQEFTDAKYFWSRPSAVSYSSSLSGASNLGPTSAKLDSTVNARRQSFASANEVKANTPIPADMLCSSASGLDPHISLESAMLQLNRVAKARGFDAEKREKVVHLIYQKSHTIDFATNEMRYVNVLELNLEINKL; this is encoded by the coding sequence ATGAAATCACAAATACTACCCGCCATTAAGGCGTTCGCCATCCTAGCCATTATAACAGGCGTTGCCTATCCCCTGCTAATTACCGGCATAGCCCAGCTGGCCTTTAACGGCAATGCGAACGGGAGCATCATCTACCAGAATGGGAAGGCAGTGGGTTCGAAGCTCATTGGACAAGAATTTACCGACGCCAAATACTTCTGGAGCCGCCCATCGGCGGTTAGCTACAGCTCGTCGCTATCTGGCGCCAGCAACCTTGGCCCTACAAGCGCCAAGCTCGACTCGACGGTAAACGCCCGTCGCCAAAGCTTCGCTAGCGCCAACGAGGTAAAGGCCAACACCCCTATTCCTGCCGACATGCTCTGCTCGTCGGCCAGCGGCCTCGATCCACACATCTCGCTGGAGTCTGCCATGCTGCAGCTTAACCGCGTAGCCAAGGCTCGGGGTTTCGACGCCGAAAAAAGGGAAAAAGTGGTGCATCTGATCTACCAAAAATCGCATACCATCGATTTTGCAACCAACGAAATGCGCTATGTTAATGTTTTAGAGTTAAATTTGGAAATCAATAAGCTATAA